A DNA window from uncultured Methanoregula sp. contains the following coding sequences:
- a CDS encoding prepilin-type N-terminal cleavage/methylation domain-containing protein — translation MDCARETFRHHMHIRSKKLFGFTLIELLVVIAIIAILAGLLLPALAKAKDKAKSIACTNNLRQLAQGWVLYCDDFSDRLVNNHNRAETTAMRQSWVNNIEDWDITDDNTNVALLLSGKLSSYVNQATAIYKCPSDTSKAGNGFRIRTYSMNSLVGDPSQALDQFNPAYQQVFKMSQFIRPSETFVLLEEHPDTINDGFFVNTLEDTKWGNLPASYHNGSANLQYSDGHIESHRWAVQDTIRPALKGGAGGGFVPKPTTDWDWLKYRAGVRKQ, via the coding sequence ATGGACTGCGCACGGGAAACGTTTCGCCACCATATGCATATAAGGAGCAAGAAACTCTTCGGCTTTACGCTGATTGAGCTGTTGGTCGTCATCGCCATCATCGCCATCCTGGCTGGATTGCTGCTGCCCGCCCTGGCCAAAGCCAAAGACAAGGCCAAATCCATCGCCTGCACCAACAACCTCCGCCAACTCGCCCAAGGCTGGGTCCTCTATTGCGACGACTTCAGCGACCGCCTCGTCAACAACCACAACCGCGCCGAAACCACCGCCATGCGGCAAAGCTGGGTCAATAACATCGAGGACTGGGACATCACCGACGACAACACCAACGTCGCCCTGCTCCTCAGCGGCAAACTCTCCTCCTACGTCAACCAGGCCACCGCCATCTACAAATGCCCGTCCGACACCTCGAAAGCCGGCAACGGCTTCCGCATCCGCACCTACTCCATGAACTCCCTCGTGGGCGATCCCAGCCAAGCCCTCGATCAATTCAATCCCGCCTACCAGCAAGTCTTCAAAATGTCCCAATTCATCCGCCCCTCCGAAACCTTTGTGCTTCTGGAAGAACATCCCGACACCATCAACGACGGTTTCTTTGTCAATACCCTGGAGGACACCAAGTGGGGCAACTTGCCCGCCTCCTACCATAACGGCTCGGCCAACCTCCAGTATTCCGACGGCCACATCGAAAGCCATCGGTGGGCGGTTCAGGACACCATCCGCCCCGCGCTCAAAGGCGGCGCCGGCGGTGGTTTCGTCCCCAAGCCCACCACCGACTGGGACTGGCTCAAATACCGCGCCGGCGTGCGCAAGCAATAG
- the cas1c gene encoding type I-C CRISPR-associated endonuclease Cas1c: MPEILQNTLYLLTTGTFVNRDHLTLRVEVPLYPPDLPAAERRRETVVDWKKLSIPIHHLESICVFGPSTLTPPALELCWEHGVAVNFLSEFGHFQARMTGVADTSVMLRRTQFRAADDPARCAAIARHVVAGKLQNSRNSVLRAARENGDPGEQLQLDAAAEALARQLRDLAHPDGDATTTLDRIRGAEGAAAQTYFSVFALLLKQQRADFNLVTRNRRPPRDPINCLLSFLYALVRHDCVAALTAAGLDPFVGFLHVDRPNRPSLALDLMEEFRPWLADRLAITLINRQQIGKSHFAAREGGAVELTDAGRKLAITSYQERKQETLTHPILDQNLRLAQLPHVQARLLARHLRGDLPAYLPFVPK, from the coding sequence ATGCCTGAGATCCTACAAAACACGCTCTACCTGCTTACGACCGGCACGTTTGTGAACCGGGATCATCTGACCTTGCGGGTGGAGGTCCCGCTGTATCCGCCGGACCTGCCCGCCGCGGAGCGCCGCCGGGAAACCGTGGTGGACTGGAAGAAACTCTCGATCCCCATCCATCACCTCGAATCCATCTGCGTATTCGGCCCCAGCACTCTCACCCCGCCCGCGCTCGAGCTGTGTTGGGAACACGGCGTGGCCGTGAATTTCCTGAGCGAATTCGGCCATTTCCAGGCCCGCATGACGGGCGTGGCCGACACCAGCGTCATGCTCCGCCGCACCCAGTTCCGCGCCGCGGACGATCCCGCCCGCTGCGCCGCCATCGCCCGCCACGTCGTGGCGGGCAAGCTCCAAAACTCCCGCAACAGCGTCCTCCGGGCCGCACGCGAGAATGGCGACCCCGGCGAACAACTCCAGCTGGACGCGGCCGCCGAGGCTTTGGCGCGCCAACTGCGCGACTTGGCCCACCCGGACGGCGACGCCACGACCACGCTGGATAGGATCCGCGGGGCGGAAGGCGCGGCGGCACAGACCTATTTTTCCGTGTTCGCCCTCCTGCTCAAACAGCAACGGGCCGATTTCAACCTCGTCACGCGCAACCGCCGGCCCCCACGGGACCCGATCAACTGCTTGCTCTCGTTTCTCTACGCCCTGGTCCGGCACGATTGCGTCGCCGCCCTGACCGCCGCCGGCCTGGACCCGTTCGTGGGCTTCCTGCATGTGGACCGCCCGAACCGTCCGTCGTTGGCACTGGATCTAATGGAGGAGTTCCGGCCCTGGCTGGCCGATCGCCTGGCCATCACTCTCATCAACCGGCAGCAGATCGGCAAATCCCATTTTGCGGCGCGGGAGGGCGGCGCGGTCGAACTCACCGACGCGGGCCGCAAACTGGCCATCACCTCCTACCAGGAACGCAAACAGGAGACCCTGACCCACCCGATTCTCGACCAAAACCTGCGGCTGGCCCAGCTGCCCCATGTCCAGGCCCGCCTGCTCGCCCGCCACCTGCGCGGCGACCTGCCCGCCTACCTGCCGTTTGTCCCCAAATGA
- a CDS encoding type I-C CRISPR-associated protein Cas8c/Csd1, whose product MISELIRIAELNDITGWEAMRRRPIHWFIDLDLEGEVLGVSPTTKVVERTKADELKEIRGKEFEVSANYYMQWALVKSKGRSELQSVGTNQHNWLPDFLTGPVDELFNDGVDGENKFRHKRRQFWQLVFKARSENPQNRLIRSIWLFLGSRPRFLNLPLPAQIRQNLDCFRKRPSQEGETLSFRVNGRIAIADSELRRWWVERVRKQRAEVMEHLPPGRDAYQAGEGRITEYFPTVFSSIPFASFNSAPFTSYGLGRQTSTMRVETAEKTSAGLNWLLSRKDTRLNLGDETAVFWVLPINGEAGKTRASAAPFVRLLEQSDSLAVRDFLRGIWGTRAVQIDSGRFYAATILPGQGRFSVRSWHTDTLPRAQEHLRQWFAATSLDSLEEGCPTLNQLAEATISKAKRQKSKPAPATYSALFESALFGKPLPHQILAAAISRQEVEMAGQDHTEKLFGERLRARTSLIRVYFTLNKGISMNENYDRTSVRPEHSTAFLCGRLLAMLDHIHNKAHEGKSASSPATRLYGAASKTPALAFPQLCQLVRYHLDKLSLYDRRRFETGVPAAERADGMAEDFDGLSTVVAQFKETARGAFPRMLSLEEQGIFAIGFYHERKRCGNWPHFKKREKTNKQSETPTPIV is encoded by the coding sequence ATGATCAGCGAACTCATTCGTATCGCAGAACTGAACGACATCACGGGCTGGGAGGCGATGCGTCGCCGGCCGATCCATTGGTTCATTGATTTGGATCTGGAAGGTGAGGTCCTGGGCGTTAGTCCTACAACCAAAGTCGTCGAACGAACTAAAGCGGACGAACTCAAAGAAATACGGGGCAAGGAATTCGAAGTTTCGGCAAATTACTACATGCAGTGGGCCTTGGTTAAATCAAAGGGACGCTCTGAACTTCAATCGGTCGGTACGAATCAGCACAACTGGCTTCCTGACTTCCTCACCGGCCCGGTGGATGAGCTATTCAATGATGGTGTTGATGGCGAAAACAAGTTTCGCCATAAAAGGAGGCAATTCTGGCAACTCGTTTTCAAAGCGCGTTCGGAAAATCCGCAGAACAGGCTAATTCGCTCGATCTGGCTCTTTCTAGGCTCACGCCCCAGATTCCTGAATCTCCCTCTACCGGCGCAGATTCGTCAGAATCTCGATTGCTTTCGTAAACGACCGAGTCAGGAGGGAGAAACACTCTCCTTCCGCGTCAACGGTCGAATTGCGATCGCGGATTCCGAACTGCGCCGATGGTGGGTCGAGCGAGTGCGCAAGCAAAGGGCCGAGGTCATGGAGCATCTTCCTCCTGGCCGAGACGCGTATCAGGCTGGTGAGGGGCGGATTACCGAATACTTCCCCACGGTGTTCTCCAGCATCCCATTTGCCTCCTTCAATTCGGCTCCCTTTACCAGCTACGGGCTGGGCCGGCAGACATCGACTATGCGCGTGGAAACGGCAGAAAAAACCTCAGCTGGATTGAATTGGCTTCTGTCGCGTAAAGACACACGATTGAACCTCGGCGATGAAACAGCTGTCTTCTGGGTACTCCCAATCAACGGCGAAGCGGGCAAAACACGAGCCTCAGCGGCGCCCTTCGTCCGACTGTTGGAACAATCCGACTCCTTGGCGGTGCGGGATTTTCTTCGGGGTATTTGGGGCACTCGGGCGGTCCAGATAGATTCCGGCCGATTTTACGCCGCAACAATACTCCCCGGCCAAGGACGCTTCTCTGTTCGCTCCTGGCACACGGATACGCTTCCACGCGCACAAGAACACCTGAGACAATGGTTCGCCGCCACGAGCTTGGATTCATTGGAAGAAGGGTGTCCGACGCTGAACCAACTCGCGGAAGCCACGATCTCTAAGGCAAAGCGCCAAAAGTCAAAGCCCGCCCCTGCCACATATTCTGCGCTGTTCGAATCGGCGCTCTTCGGCAAACCGCTGCCGCATCAAATCCTCGCCGCCGCCATCTCCAGGCAAGAAGTTGAGATGGCTGGCCAGGATCACACCGAGAAACTCTTCGGGGAGCGCCTACGCGCCCGCACCAGTTTGATTCGGGTGTATTTCACCCTCAATAAAGGCATCAGCATGAACGAAAACTACGACAGGACATCCGTTCGACCCGAGCACAGCACGGCTTTTCTCTGCGGGCGCTTGCTCGCTATGCTCGATCACATCCACAACAAGGCGCATGAGGGAAAGTCGGCCTCGTCGCCGGCCACGCGCCTCTATGGCGCGGCTTCAAAAACTCCCGCGCTGGCTTTTCCACAACTCTGCCAGCTGGTCCGCTACCACCTGGACAAACTCTCATTGTACGACCGCCGCCGCTTCGAAACAGGGGTGCCAGCCGCAGAAAGGGCTGATGGAATGGCCGAGGACTTTGATGGTCTATCGACTGTCGTCGCTCAATTCAAGGAAACTGCTCGTGGTGCGTTTCCCCGTATGCTCTCCCTGGAGGAACAAGGCATCTTCGCAATCGGCTTCTATCACGAGCGCAAACGCTGTGGGAACTGGCCCCACTTCAAGAAGCGCGAAAAGACCAACAAACAATCCGAAACCCCAACCCCAATCGTTTGA
- the cas5 gene encoding CRISPR-associated protein Cas5 gives MLSDPICLRVKGPFACFTMPEFHVERVSYPVITPSAARGILEAILMKPVEKAGAANRHNKVGFRWQILRLGIIRKGFFVPLLRNELGYESHPAYGNARGFDITEKRAQRHSLILKNVDYLIEACLEIEDDLGPGGVRHLQPRWKAVHVLAKYHQMFLRRARAGQCFYQPFFGCREFSVGAWDLIEERNGLDADGKCIWRLPNMEQAEMAKMNDHFGFTFRDFDFGKFWNDFDGRVFDVETGMPKLSAAQSLCAKANSGWIVVNRIENGKVVTV, from the coding sequence ATGCTTTCCGACCCCATTTGTCTTCGTGTCAAAGGCCCTTTCGCCTGTTTCACGATGCCGGAGTTCCACGTCGAACGCGTGAGCTACCCGGTCATCACACCCTCCGCCGCGCGGGGAATCCTCGAGGCTATCCTCATGAAGCCAGTCGAAAAAGCAGGTGCGGCGAACCGCCACAACAAGGTAGGATTCCGTTGGCAAATCCTGCGGCTGGGTATCATCCGCAAGGGCTTCTTCGTGCCGCTGCTTCGTAACGAACTTGGCTATGAAAGCCATCCTGCTTACGGCAACGCGCGCGGCTTCGACATCACAGAGAAACGCGCCCAACGGCACAGCCTCATTCTCAAAAACGTGGACTACCTGATCGAGGCCTGCCTTGAAATTGAGGACGATCTCGGGCCCGGTGGCGTGCGCCATCTCCAGCCGCGCTGGAAAGCGGTACACGTCTTAGCCAAATACCATCAGATGTTCCTCCGCCGTGCCCGCGCTGGCCAATGCTTTTATCAACCGTTCTTCGGTTGCCGCGAGTTTTCGGTGGGCGCTTGGGATCTCATCGAGGAACGGAATGGCTTGGATGCGGACGGAAAGTGCATTTGGCGATTGCCCAACATGGAGCAGGCCGAAATGGCGAAGATGAACGACCATTTCGGGTTTACGTTCCGTGATTTCGATTTTGGCAAATTCTGGAACGACTTCGATGGGCGGGTCTTCGATGTCGAGACGGGTATGCCCAAACTGAGTGCCGCACAGTCACTGTGTGCCAAAGCGAACTCCGGATGGATCGTTGTCAACCGCATCGAGAATGGGAAGGTGGTGACGGTATGA
- a CDS encoding type II toxin-antitoxin system Phd/YefM family antitoxin: MIKVNMHEAKTRLSQLVDAVEKNTDAVTICRRGKPVARIVRFAPDADRLTPDPALRVTLRYDPTEPLSEDEIPGEYR; the protein is encoded by the coding sequence ATGATCAAAGTGAATATGCATGAGGCCAAGACGCGGCTGAGCCAACTGGTCGATGCGGTGGAGAAAAACACGGACGCGGTCACCATTTGTCGGCGCGGCAAACCGGTCGCCAGGATCGTTCGCTTTGCGCCCGACGCGGACCGACTCACGCCCGATCCCGCCCTGCGGGTCACGTTGCGCTACGATCCCACCGAGCCGTTGTCGGAGGACGAAATCCCCGGGGAATACCGATGA
- the cas7c gene encoding type I-C CRISPR-associated protein Cas7/Csd2, producing the protein MKDETHLHHIVLPTGKGASDVVAERHDIVFLFDCSKSNPNGDPDTANMPRIQPDSLKGLVTDVCQKRKVRNFFSLYNPDGTPRPEGVTAPGYQIFIRENAVLEESMKAPEIETLARQIFSGELGQNPEAWDSKSKRKGGKGKKQEKPEPEQADQTEKEEVSPAEDFKKQAYRRALLRTFFDLRAFGGVISTEGPLKGSFYGQIRGPIQFTFAESLDKVLQLDTTITRCAVASVKDNQQKEPDEESGGNRTMGRKHGIDYGLYRCHIHFSPAFAAKTGFTYYDLDNFLFALANMFRDDQAAGRFLRVVGLVDFQHQSALGNAPAHKLFELVDVKGKKVTLEGKEVFESSGSEFPRAGDAGRIVDYHGTCPEGAICRYPDGTLGERKQENTAGNNSVPIVTTQRIIWEIPSMKSAL; encoded by the coding sequence ATGAAAGACGAAACTCACTTGCATCACATTGTGCTCCCCACCGGTAAGGGGGCATCAGACGTTGTCGCCGAGCGCCACGACATTGTTTTCCTATTTGATTGCTCCAAGTCGAATCCCAACGGCGACCCCGACACAGCCAACATGCCGCGCATCCAACCGGACTCGCTGAAGGGGTTGGTCACGGACGTTTGCCAGAAACGCAAGGTCCGCAATTTTTTCAGTCTGTATAATCCTGACGGCACGCCTCGCCCAGAGGGTGTAACCGCACCCGGCTACCAGATATTCATCCGCGAGAATGCTGTGCTCGAAGAGTCAATGAAGGCACCCGAAATCGAAACGCTCGCTCGGCAAATATTTAGTGGAGAGTTGGGGCAAAACCCTGAGGCTTGGGATTCGAAGAGCAAGAGAAAAGGCGGGAAGGGTAAGAAACAAGAAAAGCCAGAGCCCGAACAGGCAGATCAAACGGAGAAAGAGGAAGTCAGTCCAGCCGAGGACTTTAAGAAGCAGGCATACCGCCGCGCGTTGCTCCGCACCTTCTTTGATCTCCGCGCCTTCGGCGGAGTAATCTCCACCGAAGGTCCGCTCAAGGGAAGTTTTTATGGCCAAATCCGTGGACCGATTCAATTCACGTTTGCGGAAAGCCTGGACAAGGTTCTCCAACTCGACACGACGATCACTCGCTGTGCGGTGGCAAGCGTGAAGGACAACCAGCAAAAGGAACCGGACGAAGAGAGCGGCGGAAATCGGACCATGGGGCGCAAACACGGCATCGATTACGGCCTTTATCGCTGTCACATCCACTTCTCGCCCGCTTTCGCTGCCAAGACCGGCTTCACCTATTATGATCTGGACAACTTCTTGTTCGCGCTCGCGAACATGTTCCGGGACGACCAGGCTGCGGGCCGATTTCTCCGTGTCGTTGGCTTAGTGGACTTCCAGCACCAATCGGCGCTTGGCAATGCCCCTGCACATAAGTTGTTCGAGCTTGTCGACGTGAAGGGCAAGAAAGTTACGCTTGAAGGGAAGGAAGTCTTTGAATCCTCCGGCAGCGAGTTTCCGCGCGCCGGTGACGCCGGCAGGATCGTTGATTACCACGGAACGTGCCCCGAAGGCGCGATTTGCCGATATCCAGACGGAACTTTGGGTGAAAGGAAGCAAGAGAACACAGCAGGCAATAATTCGGTTCCGATCGTCACTACCCAGAGAATCATTTGGGAGATTCCATCAATGAAGTCTGCATTGTGA
- a CDS encoding response regulator, whose translation MATHGVRALIAEDEPLVATVIESELELIGVEVVGKAADGRQAVCLAHSLEPDVVMMDIEMPEMNGLDAARQIQDWHPTPIVMLTVYSAQPTIREAAAVGAGAYLIKPPRAHEMERAILIARARFHDLMELRRVNAELKNALAHVKRLQGLLPICMYCHKIRTDRTSWEQLEIYLSEHTDATFTHGICPGCLHQHFPEL comes from the coding sequence ATGGCAACTCACGGCGTCCGCGCCCTTATCGCCGAGGACGAACCTCTCGTCGCCACCGTGATCGAGAGCGAGCTCGAACTGATCGGCGTCGAGGTCGTCGGGAAGGCCGCCGACGGCCGGCAAGCCGTGTGCCTGGCCCATTCCCTGGAACCCGACGTCGTGATGATGGACATCGAGATGCCCGAAATGAACGGCCTCGACGCCGCCAGGCAGATTCAGGACTGGCACCCCACCCCCATCGTCATGCTCACGGTCTATTCCGCCCAGCCCACCATCCGCGAAGCCGCGGCCGTGGGCGCCGGGGCCTACCTCATCAAACCGCCCCGCGCCCATGAAATGGAGCGCGCCATCCTCATCGCCCGCGCCCGCTTCCACGACCTCATGGAACTGCGCCGCGTCAACGCCGAGCTCAAAAACGCCCTGGCCCATGTCAAACGCCTCCAAGGCCTGCTGCCCATCTGCATGTATTGCCACAAAATCCGCACCGATCGCACCTCCTGGGAGCAACTCGAGATCTACCTCAGCGAGCACACCGACGCCACCTTTACCCACGGCATCTGCCCCGGATGCCTGCATCAACATTTCCCCGAGCTCTGA
- the cas2 gene encoding CRISPR-associated endonuclease Cas2, whose amino-acid sequence MFIIVTYDVSTVDKPGRRRLRRVALACQDYGTRVQKSVFECQVGQKEWVQLRDRLLKEMDPGADSLRFYFLDQKAVQGIEHHGVHEPVDLTEPLVL is encoded by the coding sequence ATGTTTATTATCGTCACCTACGACGTGAGCACCGTTGACAAGCCGGGCCGGCGGCGCCTGCGCCGGGTCGCGCTCGCCTGCCAGGACTACGGCACCCGCGTGCAGAAATCTGTCTTTGAATGCCAAGTCGGCCAAAAGGAATGGGTTCAATTGCGCGACCGGCTCCTGAAGGAAATGGATCCCGGCGCCGACTCCCTGCGCTTCTATTTCCTGGACCAGAAGGCCGTCCAAGGCATTGAACATCACGGCGTCCATGAACCGGTGGATTTGACCGAACCGCTCGTCCTGTGA
- a CDS encoding serine/threonine-protein kinase produces the protein MSLFGAKTQDSDGGPKANTFGPYRLHELINSGGMADLWLATSQKEETFALRLMHEKLKYNFLAKRRFLRGCEILAKIHNHEQIIRYYDHGKLDGRLYLLMEYVEGANLREMFAQNDPILVEKVWSILLDMALALEYVHESGFMHLDFKPENLMITRNGQLRLVDFDLSLPRPDKPEKLWKYAGTPAYMAPEQLLHKPIDHRADIFAFGVVAYELLTWKRPFVGETAEEVMRRQLDPNSPLTPPREHNPQLSVPLEKAILKCLEREPDKRYPFMSVLIRDLQAAP, from the coding sequence ATGTCCTTATTTGGGGCGAAAACTCAAGACTCCGACGGCGGACCGAAGGCCAACACTTTCGGGCCCTACCGCCTGCATGAATTGATCAACAGCGGCGGCATGGCCGATTTATGGCTCGCCACCAGCCAAAAAGAGGAAACCTTCGCCCTGCGCCTGATGCATGAAAAGTTGAAGTACAACTTCCTCGCCAAACGGCGCTTCCTGCGCGGCTGTGAGATCCTGGCCAAGATCCATAACCACGAGCAGATCATCCGTTATTATGACCACGGCAAGTTGGACGGCCGGCTCTACCTCCTCATGGAATACGTCGAGGGCGCCAATCTGCGGGAGATGTTCGCCCAAAACGACCCCATCCTCGTCGAGAAAGTCTGGAGCATCCTCCTCGATATGGCCCTAGCCCTCGAATACGTCCACGAATCGGGCTTCATGCACCTGGATTTCAAGCCCGAGAACCTCATGATCACCCGCAACGGCCAGCTGCGCCTCGTCGATTTCGACCTCTCCCTCCCCCGGCCCGACAAACCCGAAAAGCTCTGGAAATACGCCGGCACCCCGGCCTATATGGCCCCCGAACAACTCCTCCACAAGCCCATCGACCACCGCGCCGACATCTTCGCCTTCGGCGTCGTCGCCTATGAACTGCTCACCTGGAAACGGCCCTTCGTCGGCGAGACCGCCGAAGAGGTCATGCGCCGCCAATTGGACCCCAACTCCCCGTTGACCCCCCCGCGCGAGCACAATCCCCAACTCTCCGTCCCCCTCGAGAAAGCCATCCTCAAATGCCTCGAACGCGAGCCCGACAAGCGCTACCCCTTCATGAGCGTCCTCATCCGCGATCTCCAGGCCGCCCCGTAG
- a CDS encoding Dna2/Cas4 domain-containing protein, which yields MGDSINEVCIVTLTDNPHSPLASPEERELLPLSLLNDYLYCPRRAGLKLIEGWRSANEHTARGDIVHEHADLPGYEVAKGVTLLRALPVFSELLGLNGKCDIVEVSPNISHCKSQISYFKTAIADQISQIQVQNAAIASDLPNMKSAICDLKYMKPVEFKVGKRRQFENDDAQLCAQALCLEEMFGIAIPTGAIFHADSKRRREVAFTPELREFTQAAAALCQLARADHAPPAVDKPACAECSLFDICLPKATSGDPRLARIAQALFEI from the coding sequence TTGGGAGATTCCATCAATGAAGTCTGCATTGTGACCCTCACCGACAACCCCCATTCGCCCCTGGCCAGTCCCGAGGAGCGGGAGCTCTTGCCGCTCTCGCTCCTGAACGATTATCTCTACTGCCCGCGGCGGGCGGGGTTGAAGCTCATCGAAGGGTGGCGGAGCGCCAACGAGCACACCGCGCGCGGGGATATTGTCCATGAACACGCCGACCTCCCTGGCTATGAGGTCGCCAAGGGGGTCACTCTCCTGCGCGCCCTGCCCGTTTTTTCCGAGCTTCTCGGCCTCAACGGCAAGTGCGATATCGTGGAGGTTTCCCCTAATATCTCACATTGCAAATCTCAAATCTCATATTTTAAAACGGCAATCGCAGATCAAATATCTCAAATCCAAGTTCAAAACGCCGCGATCGCCTCGGACTTGCCCAATATGAAATCTGCGATCTGCGATCTGAAATATATGAAGCCGGTGGAGTTCAAGGTGGGCAAGCGCCGGCAGTTCGAGAACGACGACGCCCAACTTTGCGCCCAGGCGCTTTGCCTCGAGGAGATGTTCGGTATCGCCATCCCCACCGGCGCGATTTTTCACGCCGACAGCAAACGCCGCCGGGAGGTGGCGTTCACGCCCGAGTTGCGCGAGTTCACCCAAGCCGCCGCCGCCCTGTGCCAGTTGGCCCGGGCCGACCACGCCCCGCCCGCCGTCGATAAACCCGCCTGCGCCGAATGCTCCCTCTTCGACATCTGCCTCCCCAAGGCGACCTCCGGCGACCCGCGGCTCGCCCGGATCGCGCAAGCGCTCTTTGAGATTTAG
- a CDS encoding nucleotidyl transferase AbiEii/AbiGii toxin family protein — MLDKVLSAKIREYAPANTVEQENVLQELMQHYVLASLARAGLFAQAMFHGGTCLRIVHGMNRFSEDLDFLLKQPNPRFRWQGYLESVRKDCAGEGIAFGAQDKSQAGKAVQKAFLKTDSIGKILTLDLPFERYQARKIRIKLEIDTNPPAGSTFSTSYITFPVTTSMTTQSLESGFALKLHALLCRSYVKGRDWYDFVWYVARKTRPDLSLLARALHQQGPWAGQPLTVTPPWVRENMESAIRRLDWAYVRADVQRFLPLREQEGLRAWSGDFFLNLLARMNDGEAID, encoded by the coding sequence ATGCTGGATAAAGTATTGAGCGCGAAAATCCGGGAATATGCGCCGGCGAACACCGTTGAGCAGGAGAACGTGCTCCAGGAACTCATGCAGCACTATGTGCTGGCCAGCCTCGCGCGCGCGGGCCTGTTCGCGCAAGCCATGTTTCACGGCGGCACCTGCCTGCGGATCGTTCACGGGATGAACCGGTTTTCGGAGGACCTGGATTTTCTGCTCAAGCAACCCAATCCGCGCTTCCGCTGGCAAGGTTACCTTGAATCCGTTCGGAAAGACTGTGCCGGCGAAGGCATTGCGTTTGGGGCGCAGGATAAGTCCCAAGCGGGAAAGGCGGTTCAGAAAGCGTTCTTGAAGACCGATTCCATCGGCAAGATTCTAACGCTCGACCTGCCTTTCGAGCGGTATCAGGCGCGCAAGATCCGCATCAAGTTGGAGATCGACACCAATCCTCCCGCGGGCTCGACCTTCTCGACCAGCTACATCACGTTCCCCGTGACGACGTCCATGACCACGCAGTCCCTGGAATCGGGTTTCGCCCTGAAACTGCACGCCTTGCTCTGCCGCTCCTATGTCAAAGGTCGCGACTGGTATGACTTCGTGTGGTACGTCGCGCGCAAAACCCGGCCCGATCTGAGTCTGCTGGCCAGGGCCTTGCACCAGCAGGGACCATGGGCCGGCCAACCGCTCACGGTGACCCCGCCTTGGGTGCGGGAAAACATGGAATCGGCCATCCGGCGCCTGGATTGGGCCTACGTCCGGGCTGATGTTCAGCGCTTCCTGCCCCTGCGCGAGCAGGAGGGACTCCGCGCGTGGAGCGGGGACTTCTTCCTGAACCTCCTCGCGCGCATGAACGACGGGGAGGCCATAGATTAG